One Funiculus sociatus GB2-C1 genomic window, CAATCTGCGCCCATTGTCCCTGACAGCCTAATAGTTTGACATCGGTTCTACGTGGAACTCGTCCGATTTTTCGGCTTTGCTGACTGGGACTGGCATAAAGATTAACGCCATTCGTTTCATAACCCCTTGTTGCGGTGCCTAACATGGGCAAAAACACCCAGCCAGTTCCCCGAAAGCCGTCGCTATAATCCTTCCTGATTTTTACCCAATTTCCAGAGGAAGCGATGATATCAACTGACTCGTATATGGGGATTTTTCCCAGAATTCGGCTACTGGTACCTGGGCCGCTACGCACATTTAAACCTTGCGGATCTTTGTCGATAACGACGGCAGAAATATCGCATTTTTTTTCATTAACTGGTTGCGCTAATACGCTAAGATTAGCGCAACCAGTATTGATAACCCAGCTCATGCTAGCTAGCGCTAATCCTACGGTTAGCTTTGATGCTGTCTTGTTCGCCTTTTTAGCCATAAGTTTCCCAATTATTTAACACCAGCGTTGGTGCTGGTGCCAAACAATTACTTCATATCGTAGCCAAACAATTTCGGATCGACTTCTCCTAATTCCAAGTCGGCTAAACCATACTCTGCCCAGCGTCGTTCCACCATCGCCGCCACATCTGGATCGGATTCCAAAGGTTCGCCCCATTCATGTTCGGTTTCAGGAGGAATCTTCGTAGTCGCATCAATCCCCATTCTTCCACCTAAGCCAATCTTTTCGCTGGCAAAATCCAAAGTATCAAAAGGCGTATTGGGCAGAATAAAAACATCTCGAACTGGATCAACTTTGGAACTAATTGCCCATACAACTTGACGCGGATCTCTGATGTTAATGTCTTTATCTACCACAATCACAAACTTGGTGTAAGTAAACTGAGGTAAAGCACTCCAAAAAGCTAAGGCTGCCCGTCGCGCTTGTCCCGGATATGCCTTATCAATGGAAATAATCGCCGCTTTATAACTCAGCGCTTCCATTGGAAGGAAGAAATCAACAATTTCTGAAACTTGTTGTCTTAAAATCGGCGTGTAGATGCGGTTCAGCGCGATCGCCATCATTGCTTCTTCTTTCGGCGGACGACCGCTAAAAGTTGTCATATACATTGGATCTTTGCGGTGCGTCATGCACTGGAAGCGCACGAGGGGCGAATCCTCCACGCCGCCGTAATAGCCCATGTGATCGCCAAAAGGGCCATCTGACAACACTTCCCCAGGTGTAATCGTGCCTTCTAGGACAAATTCCGAGTCGGCTGGGACTTCTAAATCCACCGTCTTACACTTCGCCAACTGCACCCCAGAACCGCCGTAGAGTCCCGCAAACAGCCATTCTGATAAATCGACTGGAATCGGTGTTGCAGCTGCCATGATGATCAGCGGGTCAACACCGAGTGCGATCGCAACCTCCAATTTCTTCCCCTGTTCCGCCGCCTTGCGTAGATGTCTCGCACCGCCCCGCACCGATAGCCAATGCACCGTCATCGTATTGCGAGATTGCAGTTGCAGGCGATAAACGCCCACATTCGGCGTACCCGTCTCGCAATCCTTGGTAATTACCAACCCCAGCGTGATAATCTTGCCAGCATCCCCCGAATAAGGACGAATCAACGGCAATCTATTCAAATCCAAATCATCGCCTTGGATTACCACTTGATGACACGCCGGGAAAAAATCGCGTCCCGGTTTCGCCTTCAGCACATCAAATAGCAGCTTGCCAAACTCCACCGCCTGAGAAATCTTCTTCGGTGGCTTCGGCTGTTGCAACATACTCAGCTTTTTGCCCAGTTCCTCCAACTCCAACGGATGCTGCATATTCATCGCCCAGCAAATCCGCTCAACTGTACCCATCAGGTTCACCGCCACCGGATAGTCAGCCCCTTTGACATTTTCAAATAGTAGTCCGGGGCCACCCCGTTGTAACATCCGGTTGGAAATCTCCGCAATTTCCATATCTGGGTCAACTAAGGCTGAAATTCGCCGTAATTGTCCCCTTTCTTCCAGTAGTTTGATGAATCCCCGCAGGTCTCTGGCCATGTTTAAGATATGTGAATCTTCATCTTTTATTATGGGATATATCTTGTGAACAGCTATGCCAGATAATCCCAGCTTGCGGGCAGCAAATGATTCTGCCGTTATCCACCAAATCAGCCTCTGTGTCTACCAAGCGATTATTTCTATCCAGCAGTACGAACCTGAATTACTCAGCGAAAAGTACAGGAATGCTCCTTGGAGCGATACTCGTTATCAGTCTGCATTCCTGCTGAAGTTGGAAGCAGAACTCAGTAAAGCACAAGACAGGGATACACTGATTAAAACGGTACAGAAATTTCTGCAAGTTCTGCTAATTGGGCGGTGTTTAGAGTTGCCGATTTACAGTAACTTACTGGCAAAAATTCGTCATATGAGCCAGAGTCCAAACAATAGTGTAATGCAACAAGCAGCGGGAGCGAACAGCACTAATGTCCAAGATACCCCTAACGCCAGCAGCGCTGACGCACATACGCCAAAAGCGATCGCTATCTTACTTCTGGATACAGAAAATTTGCAACTCGACACCAAAACCGAAAATTTCTTAACCACAGTTTGCACCTATCCTATTCAAGTTAAAATTGCCTTTGCAAATTGGCGGCATCTGGGCAAGCTAGATGCTGAACTTCATGAGCGTGGCTATGACTTGATTCACGTTCCCGCAGGCCGAGACAATGCTGATGGGAAAATGATCGCAGTTGGCTTGTCAATTCGTGAACATTATCCAAAAGCCAGAGAAGTTTTAGTTTGCTCCTCAGACAAAGTGATGACAAACCTTTGTAACCACCTTCTAAAAACTGGATTAAACGTATATCGCGTTTGGCGGCAGGGAGAAAATTTAACAATATCAAACTACAAAAATGGTAAAACTGAGACTTATCCCCCCAAAAAGCTACCTGAAATCCCAACCTTAGTTCAATGTATTACTCATCTCCAATTACTGATTAAAACTGAGCAAGAACGTACTGGAAATCAGTGGATTAAGCTATCTAGAATCTCCGCTTTGTTTCTGGAGTTACACCAAATTACTATTAGCCAAGTTGTCGCGGCTCATCTTCCGGGTAAGAGAGCTAGAGATATTTTTATAAACAATCCATCGGATTTTGTTGTTCATCAACCGCCAGAGCAGTCTGAATTATATGTAACGCTATTTGAGACAATTGCTCCTAGAAGTGTAGCCAGTAATAACAGTAATAATAGTGCCTTTCCAACAGATGTTAGAACTGATATAAAGCCTTTACATACTATTAACTCTAAGGAAGAATTAGAACAAGCGCTTATAGGAGTTTTCGGTAGTATAAAAACCAAGTCTCCAGAGTCTAAAATTTCTCTATCACATTTGGGTACAGGTTTTAGAACTGTATATAAAAAATCTGCAACTGAAGTTCTTAAAAAATTAGGACTAGGCTCAAGCTTAAGTAAATTTTTACAGTCATGCCAAGGGTTGAAAGTTCAGAATACTGGTAAAGATGAGTTTGTGGAACTTGCCCAAAATTCTATATCTACAATTAACTCGCAAGTTGTTTTGGAACAGGTATTAATAAATCTTCTGAACTCCTTAACTAATACATCTCACAACTTGCCTATTCCCATCGAAAGTTTAGGAAGTGAATTTCACAAGCAATATGGGGTAACGATAAGCGCAATAATGAAGCAATTGAAGATGGATGGTAACTTCCTAAAGTTTTTGCAGTCGTGTAGTGCTTTTAAGGTAGAGAATTCAGGGAAGTCATATCGAGTTGCAATCGCTAAGTAAATTCTTCACAATAAAAATACGACACTCAGCATTTTTCGTTAAGAGTCAGAAACTCTTAACGCAAGTATTCGAGGCTCTGCCTCCTATAAATTAATATAAGACAGAGCCTGATAAATAGGCATTCCCAATTAAGAAACTCTTAACAAAGATTCAACTTAGCCAAATCGTCCGTTTACATAGTCTGCTGTCTGCTTTTTCGCAGGCTGAGCAAAAATAGTCTTCGTATCGTCAAACTCTACCAACTCACCCAAGTACATAAACGCCGTATAGTCAGAAACACGAGCTGCCTGCTGCATACTGTGAGTCACTATTAGAATTGTCACCTGTTTTTTCAACTCAGCAATTAATTCTTCAATGCTGCCAGTAGCAATCGGGTCTAATGCCGATGTCGGTTCATCGA contains:
- a CDS encoding SH3 domain-containing protein encodes the protein MAKKANKTASKLTVGLALASMSWVINTGCANLSVLAQPVNEKKCDISAVVIDKDPQGLNVRSGPGTSSRILGKIPIYESVDIIASSGNWVKIRKDYSDGFRGTGWVFLPMLGTATRGYETNGVNLYASPSQQSRKIGRVPRRTDVKLLGCQGQWAQIEYRGVKGWLKSDDQCGVGTTCS
- a CDS encoding NYN domain-containing protein, with the translated sequence MPDNPSLRAANDSAVIHQISLCVYQAIISIQQYEPELLSEKYRNAPWSDTRYQSAFLLKLEAELSKAQDRDTLIKTVQKFLQVLLIGRCLELPIYSNLLAKIRHMSQSPNNSVMQQAAGANSTNVQDTPNASSADAHTPKAIAILLLDTENLQLDTKTENFLTTVCTYPIQVKIAFANWRHLGKLDAELHERGYDLIHVPAGRDNADGKMIAVGLSIREHYPKAREVLVCSSDKVMTNLCNHLLKTGLNVYRVWRQGENLTISNYKNGKTETYPPKKLPEIPTLVQCITHLQLLIKTEQERTGNQWIKLSRISALFLELHQITISQVVAAHLPGKRARDIFINNPSDFVVHQPPEQSELYVTLFETIAPRSVASNNSNNSAFPTDVRTDIKPLHTINSKEELEQALIGVFGSIKTKSPESKISLSHLGTGFRTVYKKSATEVLKKLGLGSSLSKFLQSCQGLKVQNTGKDEFVELAQNSISTINSQVVLEQVLINLLNSLTNTSHNLPIPIESLGSEFHKQYGVTISAIMKQLKMDGNFLKFLQSCSAFKVENSGKSYRVAIAK
- a CDS encoding UbiD family decarboxylase, whose translation is MARDLRGFIKLLEERGQLRRISALVDPDMEIAEISNRMLQRGGPGLLFENVKGADYPVAVNLMGTVERICWAMNMQHPLELEELGKKLSMLQQPKPPKKISQAVEFGKLLFDVLKAKPGRDFFPACHQVVIQGDDLDLNRLPLIRPYSGDAGKIITLGLVITKDCETGTPNVGVYRLQLQSRNTMTVHWLSVRGGARHLRKAAEQGKKLEVAIALGVDPLIIMAAATPIPVDLSEWLFAGLYGGSGVQLAKCKTVDLEVPADSEFVLEGTITPGEVLSDGPFGDHMGYYGGVEDSPLVRFQCMTHRKDPMYMTTFSGRPPKEEAMMAIALNRIYTPILRQQVSEIVDFFLPMEALSYKAAIISIDKAYPGQARRAALAFWSALPQFTYTKFVIVVDKDINIRDPRQVVWAISSKVDPVRDVFILPNTPFDTLDFASEKIGLGGRMGIDATTKIPPETEHEWGEPLESDPDVAAMVERRWAEYGLADLELGEVDPKLFGYDMK